In the Diadema setosum chromosome 11, eeDiaSeto1, whole genome shotgun sequence genome, atcgctatataaataatgagtaaacaatatattattcaaggttttttttttttttacagctatTGTATTAGATATAAATTAGgtcatttgtaaaaatatagttattttgagatacgcCATGGCTTCGGCAATTATAAGAAGTAAGAATAGAGTATCAATGCTATGATTTCTGtactacatgatatgaaatcatgaaaatcaactggacttcccctttaagggCAACTTTTGTAAACAAAGTATtcataaaatctgaatacattacaGGGTCGGTCCATTGGTTGTTAGCATAGGGCAAGCAAGAAGTTTGAGCACAAGCAAAAAGTTATGCATTTATGGATTTAAAGTGATGGTATATTGGTTGAGATGGTGATTCAGATTTTTTGCCAGATAGAAACCCTTATAAACTtgaaattcctcttagaatcgtatgctctttaatattgcATAATCAGTGCTGCCTAGTTACCTCACAAAGATTTAAAACCTAAATACTGCTTCAACCAAAATTACACCACCTGCTTGAGCTTATGTACGTTTTTGCTTGACAAGCTTGTGCTTGAAGCAATATTGCTGTTATACACtttatgtatttgttattttctaTTACTGAGTATAGGTCAAAGCGTTCTCTCTGAGGAGTATTCTCCAAAAATATTTGCGAGGGAGGCAATTAGGGAACGGCTGCAAAGTTACATTTTTTTACACCCTGGAAACGATTGTGACTTGCATATATTTATCTTCATacttttctttgtcattttaaGTATTTATCATAATATTGTACTGTTGCTTTCCATTGAATAGGACCTGTTAATGGGCAAATGTAATTGTATAGTCCTCTGTGTCTATCTAGAGatgacattttcaaattcaaatttagtTTATTTCCACAAGttcagttttgaaaaaaaaaaacatatacagatagacaatcaatcaaatcaaacatagTGTACATATACAAACCAACAATTATTTCGAGTGGGTACATAATCATAAAAAAGTGTGTATTGAAGATTGACATAACAATTAAAATAAATGGTGGTGAAAATCAGCAGTAGATTTGAATGTATGCATGCCCTCTTCTTCTATTCTGCTTCCCGTATGCCCccactcatgcattttttttttttttatggtgaaGCGGttgtgtcatcatccttgttcgttGCTATTTGTTATAAAGtttgaaaacattattattccttatcccaatcactgtaaattctgaaactctgtacccagaaGTTGTTCAAaagtaaaagtctgaaaatcagcTGAAATTCTCTGAACAACCACAAAGATTGCAGGAGGCTTGTTTCACCTGGCAACAAATAGTAAGTGAATTCCTGCCTATGAAACTTCATGGGAGAGTGCAGGTGAATGACAAACTTCGTTACTATAGGCTGTACGAAAAGaaacatacataaataattGTAATAAATATCTAAAACTGTCTAGATTGCgatttcaacaaaagggacgtcacgcctgtgcgaacattAATCTGAAAGCGGGTTTGATGATTCAGATGTTTTGAAGTAGAAGGCTTGACGGTGCACCATGTGCACGTACTGCGTATTCTTTCTAGTCATGTGGTCCTGAAAATGGAGTCCGACCATCACGTGGCCTTTCGAGGCTGATCCCCTGAACAAATTTACGATATTGAAGCTGTATGTCGTTATACACCGTATCATAAATCGCGAGGCACATAAAAGAAAACGAAGAACATCCAAAAGAAAGGGACCCAGACATACCAAAAACAACCACAGGCGAGTGGGACAAATGGGCAGAAATTATGATTGAttgtaattaaaaaacaatTTGTGCATACAATATTCtataaaaaaaatctgcataaGGGCAAACAAAGTTACTTGTCATTAATACTGAGTACCAGTGAATATACTGTACAATTGTGAATCTTAACCTGATTCTGTGCCGAGCAATACAAATTGCAAAGCCTTAAAAAACTATAAAAACAACCGAGCCCCTTCCACTACCCCGCACAACAAGGCGGCCCACCAGCATCAGCACATTCCCCTAGCTGTTTTTGTTGTAGGTCACTTGCAAAGGCTAtcaaaaattaatgttgaattgTGACTGAAATGATTCAAGCGTACATCAGTCATTGACAGCAAATCTATGCGAAGAACTCTTGTCTGTGAGATGTGATTATTTACTGCCCGTTTGATTGCACGTATGTGTTAGATATAATGTGTAGGCCCATGTGCACGCGATAATGAATATTGTTATAAGCTGAATTAAAAGATGATATGAATTAATAGTTTTGTTTTACTTGCAAAATGTCAGGTCATGATGTCATGTTGCGTATGTCGGATGTCAATAAGTTTCTGTTTCAGTTACAGTTGCACTTTGTGTATTTGGGTGTACTTTTCGTGTATTTAGgtataaatgtattattttccGTAATATCCAATATCATATAATGTACAAAGATTTTTCATTGCGGACAATAAAGTAATCAATCGATAAATCAATCTTAAAATCCATCTACTTAGGCCTTAGGTTTAGGGCCATCTTCCATCAGAAATGGATGGGATTTACTGTCATAACTAATCATGTAATACTGTACAACAGGTATGCACAAAAATTtagggctcgacattagcggTGGTCCGGGGCCACTGCAAATTGATGTTGGGTCACAAAATTTCCCAGTAGGATATTCTTTACGTGGCCCGATCGGCAACTATAAGATTCAAAAATTTCtatattatttatttcttttcatttcgcGCGGccaatatatttcttcttccGACTTTGGGTCCCCAAAATTGCAATTCTAAAGATTCTAGTAGCCCAAATGAGCTaccagagagagggagagaaaaaaaaagagttattgTTGAGCCCGAAACTGCACAATTTCGCTTCGCAGTTTAATACTCGATCACCGAGTCCCAGCCGGCTTAGAAACTTGGCATCTCCTAGATGGCTATGTGACATCATTTTTAACCCATAGAATACTATTTGGAAAAAGTCGTCACAAGAAAGTTTTCTACCATTCACTTTTTTGCTGCTATTTTGGCCAATTGTTTCACACCATGTTCGGTTGAAGTGTCTCCTTTGTGACACAAGCAGTTCACAAtcagtttgatttattttgttctgcAGACGtataagggtgggatttcacggagcacgcgaacgatttgcgaaggacgcgaatagcaaaatccagcattcgtattttagtctgcaaaagatcgccaaacgaacgtgtgggttcggaagcgtcgtcaattgttcgcgaatgtcgtttttacttcggcgagaatttcaaaaaagtttgaatttttttgcgaaccttttccgcacacttggtcgtgatttgctcgtgaattgttctcgaaagtgtctttaaagcctcgtcatatatGCGCAAGActttcgcaagacacgcgcgatgttcgcaaaatgttcgtgaaaccccaaacagactccgaaactttggagaatgtctcgcgtatgttacgcgaaatctgcgaagtttttccgatcattttacgacgtaatcgcaaactgttcgcgtaccttttaaGATATTCttgcgaacgtttagcgcacgtttgggggatgtatgacctatacgttttctacaaataaaaatcgtaacatacatctaaacatcaaacaattattaacaactatagtaacaaaagaaattaaagacgaGCAAGGAGAAATagatgtttgatatacaaaaaaaaatcgtagaatacacttaaaattaatctaaagtatgtaaaatttcatttgaactatagagattatgtgttggaggaactgcaaaaaaaaaaaaagatcaaaggctttactagtggagatatgtcctggggaaaaaaaaaatgtaggcaagcacacgacagagaaatgagagaaaagaaaggagaaatagaggaaagaaaaaaattcaactcaagacagcttccacctctccttgggtacattttctcccatgattattgaaaattcttccttgttcgcatttccgtcgcgtgttcttcgtgtacgtaacatgctgtactttagcaatgatacacacgacattcgcacatacgtcgtggaaacttcgcacaaattgcgcaagaatagttttcggcttcattgtcggaaaacattcggagaaaaacttttccgaatattggattttgtcattcgcgtccttcgcaaatcgttacAAGGCTTCATCAGACTGGCGTTGACTCGTCGTAGATGGAGGCGTTACCAATCACTTCCAACCATGCATGCTGCGTATCATCAGCAGTACAGCCGCCGCGCCGGGCAGGAGCGGCATGTATGCAGCGATCGCGACGAGGGCAGGGGGGCTGTACAGTGCATAGAAGTATTACACGTGCATGGATGATTTATGTGCCAAAACAAGAAGGCAAAAGTGTCTGGATACCCAATACTAAAGATCAATAGTACCGCCCCTTGAACAGCCAACAGACTACAGGCCCAACTCTCTACAGCTTTGCAGCGAGGTTGGTCGCAAGTACATTGTAGACTATGATTTACTAAGCATTCAATGCCCAGTGCAGTGTTGTGTTTCCTTTGGCTTTGGCCTGCCCTGGGGATAACCCCAGGCTGGGGCGGCGGGCGGACGGGGGCGCTCCGTTGTGTACGTGTGGGagcgttcgggctggtcgcagttcaATTGAGTTAGCCTGGGGATAGAACTCTACTCTAGAGTATAGTCTAAGTCTATGCTTGTAAAGTTGTGTAGATTATTACATTACTAGGAATTCTAGAATCTAGTACAGTACAAGTAGAGCTCTGCCTCTAGATCTAAAGATAACAAGAAGAAACCAGCAGCTGGTTGGAACAGAACGGGTACAGACGCGTAGACGCAACTCTCATATTCACTTGTTTCTGCACCCTCTCTCTgcatttgatttggtttgattttaatcgtttaaaagagagagagagagagagagaagatgaTCAATGAAAGTAGAAGAAACAGATTTGCACTGCTGTAGTGTAATTCAGTGATTTGCCACACCAGGGCAAGGGCCAGGAGGAGGTGTGTCGCCTCCCTCAACCCTGGTCCTCGGAGCGTTGTGGATAATTGCACTCGGTAccatgtactactactagtactaacACTCGGTCTCGGAGCAAGCTCTAGCTCCTGCCTTGCTTGGGTCATAGTGGCAGTTTAAAGGATGGAGTTGAGATCTCTCGGCTGCAGGGCAATAACAATCACAACACCTCGAAAAGCAGACCATCAGTTGATATCTTAGTTTTGGTTCAACTCTCTGCTGCCATCTCTGGCTGATGTTGTCacaaatgctattttttttttttctaatgaagcCCCGACATTTTCACTGCACTGTACCTGTACCACTGTACCGACTCTCTTTCGTGGCCTTCTGTTTGAACAGAATGCCACACGGTTTCATATCTAATGCAGGTAGAACCCTTGGCCTTGGTTTCTTGAAGTTGAAGAACAGATCGTATCTCATCAAGTCATCAGCAACACTTTTTAGCTCCCCTGTCACCATGTCAACGACTAATGGCTCTGCTCCATACATTGTGGTCCACAGCGTGTTCAAGGATGGTCCAAGCGGCATCTTTGAATGTATGAAGAAGACGTACCCAGAGGTGTTTCAGCTTTGTCACTTCATCGATTGTGATGTTCCCTTTTCAGGTAAATTTGCACTGCGTCATTGACAAATGGGTTTTAAAACACTTCAGCTAGTCGCATACAGTATGAATGTGTTTTGGCCAAAGTCAGTTATAGCATGTGGATTATGATATATAAATAATGACTTACATTTTATTGAATCATGTGACACATTATTAAAACTGAAGCTGTCTAAGGAGTCCATTTCAACTTTTTGTTCAAGTTTGCACTTTTTCACATGGATGAAAATAGAAATGCAGAATATGCGGCACCTCGGAAACATTCTAAACAAGAACAACTTGTCGAAGAGATATGAAACTTCCCCTAATCTGAGAATATGCCCCAGcacaatgaaaataagaaaatagtaatgttgattatttatatttatgcaaGCTGTTATCGAGCTACAGGCCTACATTTACCCAGGACACGTAGCACCTTGAATCATTTAAGTGGCACTGCTAACTGCTGTATTCCAATCTTACAATTATGTTAAAACACCAGACATTTTTAATGATCCTAATGTGACTCTCCACTGCAGTTTTCATTAAACAGCTCTTACATTCCTTTTGATCACATCCTCATCCCTGCTTTCATAGATGAATCCATTGAGAAGTTTAAGAAAGCAGACATTCTCCTGTTGGATACAGAGAGATTACCATCCTTAATGACCCTGCTGCAAAGTGCAAAGTGGGTCCAGTCAACATGGGCAGGTTAGTTTTCTTACACCTTTTAACCCCAAAACATCAGTAGAGGGGTGCTTTTcaaatgtgtatattttgtatgGCTCTGAGGTACCAGGAATGTGTATTTCTTACACATCCCATTAGTTACCATTGATGTGTTTTCAAAATACCATAGTTGTAAAATTGCTACTTGAAGGTAAAGACAGCAAAAATGGCTTGTAGGCTACTTTGTTTCTGTCAGGATATTGGAATTTGTATACCATTCTCTAGTTGGAGTAACAAGAAAGACCTTGTAATGctgtatgaatttgaaattacTGTCCCTGTTTATATTAAATGTAAAGGAAACTTTTACTGTAATACTCCTCTCAACTGTATCAAGTTGTTCGTAATCAGAAGCATGGTAAATTGTTGCTCATTCTGCTAAGGTATGCAGTCTGCCACATCTCATTGTAAGTACCATTATCCAAATACTTAGCTGGGTAACTAAATTGCATCCATGTTTTTGATTGGGATATACATCTATACCTAAACTGCATCCAACTTTCTGATTTTATATCCGTGTACAAATTTAAAGCTCAGGAAAACAACAATGTTGTACATTCAAGTCATAACATCATGTAGGATATCAATATTTGGTGAGAAGGATAAGACAAAGAGATATAAATTGCCTGAAATTGCGGAAGTGAAAAGTGAAAGTTGAGCTGAAATGTTGGGTTTTCTTGCCATAAATGCCCAAAGGGATGTAAGTTCAGCAATAACATTGATTGGTGTGATGTCTAGAAATAAATtggaaaaatacaaatttccctTGTGCAGCTCGGATTGAAGGTCAGTCCTCAGTTTGTGGTCAAGATCAATGAGCCTTGTCAAAGTGTGTGTGAGGGACTGTGTCCTTGCATTGCAAATGAAGTGGTTGCTTCAGAAGCACAGGTTTCCATTTTGACTTTGTACAGCAGTTCTGTTGTGATTCtacctttttgttttcattgtaggAGTTGACGGTTTTATTAATCACATGGATCCTTCCCAGCTGCCTCCCAAGTTCACCCTGACGAGGTTTGCTGGAATATTTGGTACGCACATGGCAGAGTACGTCATCGGCCATATTGTGGCGCACGAGCGACACTTTGCTCTCCTCCAAGAAGCACAGAAAAGGAGTGAATGGTATGTTTTtgaaaagctttttttttctttttttttaacgaaaagaAATAGGGGGCACGGGTCTGATGcgcccccctctagatccgccactgctttAGTTCTCATTTGtgataatttcatatcattcgtttatgtatattatgtatatgatgCCATGATTAAACTCGAATAATTAAAGCATATTTATATTATGAGCCCCAGATTTGACAATTTATTCAAATGAAGCAAACTGGAAATGCACTGATTGTCTTAAAGACCTGTTCTGATTCAATAGGTTACTTACTGTGAAAAGAACTCATTAGCTACAAATAAAACTCTTGCAAATTGTTTTGCTATTGTTTTTTGTGATTTTAATGAATGTTTAAGAAATTGCAGCTACACTGAAGTTTTGACAGATGTCTGACATACTTTGATATCTCAGAATAAAAGGCCTAATAATCTCTAGAGTAATGGCTCAATGTCAGCTTGATACGCTGATAATGTAATATTTACAGCTCTTAAAGTTTGTTTTGCTACTTCCTGAAATTTTTGTATCAACAGGGTGCAAGGAGAATACACCAGGATTGGCTATCACTTACTCAAGGGTAGAACTGTTGCTGTCTTAGGTGCTGGGGACATTGGCACTGAAGGTATCCTGatgaagacacacacatacacacacacacacacacacacacacacacacacacacacacacacacacacatacacacacacacgcacacatacacacacacacacacacacacacacacacacacacatgtaattGTGTTCTGCGCCAAGGGTTAGTTAACACCAAGAATTAGAGAAATAAAGGAATAACCGTACGACTTTGAGGTATGATTTGTGATTGAGTTTATTTACCGTGGCTAAGAGGGTGACGCCAGATGGCGCTACATCACTTCACATTTAGTGGTATCAAatcacattatacattgtaacatATAATGGCGtaactcatttttctttttttcttttaacataaatatcacaaaaatgtacattgtatatgaaacTTTATGCATGACTATACAACATACGGTTTATGTAG is a window encoding:
- the LOC140234700 gene encoding uncharacterized protein in proB 3'region-like, which gives rise to MPHGFISNAGRTLGLGFLKLKNRSYLIKSSATLFSSPVTMSTTNGSAPYIVVHSVFKDGPSGIFECMKKTYPEVFQLCHFIDCDVPFSDESIEKFKKADILLLDTERLPSLMTLLQSAKWVQSTWAGVDGFINHMDPSQLPPKFTLTRFAGIFGTHMAEYVIGHIVAHERHFALLQEAQKRSEWVQGEYTRIGYHLLKGRTVAVLGAGDIGTEVGRVCKALNMRVIGLVRKDLPPAQRSSSIDEYKKNEDLPYVLGEADFIVNVLPSTRQTINFLSGDVLSLCKKKPVFINVGRGDVISEDSIIKAIREGWISHAILDVTNPEPLPKESPLWQMPEVTITPHVSAQSHGPEVTKVFMENYKHYINREPLKYQLDWTAKY